GTCATCATCTATGTTTCCAATAGCTACACGATATCCTTCATTAGCTTTAATATCTAACTTAAAATCAGTCTTATAAGAACCCTCTTCCCAAAGATTAAATCTTAATTGGTTACGATAATCCCTAGTAATTAGATAATCTTTCTCCTTTAGTTTCACCAAGCCTTTTGGTCGATTTCTGTATAAATTCTCAAAAGCCTTAGCTTTATAACCTTTTTTAGTCCAATTAAACTTAAATAAATAATTAAAATTTTCAGCAAAGAGCTCAGCAACTCCATCTTGATCATTATCACCAACTAATAATTCATAATCATCATATTCTGTCAATTGATAAGTATCTACTAGATTACTTTCAACTAATTCCTCATCTTTATAATTAAAGACCTTTAGGGAATCTTTAGTATTTAATATAATCTCAACATCCTTATCATCATCAATATTACCAACAGCAATACTCTGGCTTATAATCTCAAGCAAGTCACTCTTATACAACAAACTAAACTCTTCTATTCTTTCCTTACTCTTATAGTATTGCAACAATTTATCATCTTTAGGTAGAGTTATGATCTCTTCTTTGTTGGGATTTTTATTCTTTCGTGAATATAATTGACTATAAACAAAGATACTATTCTTTCCTTCTGAAATATCTACAAGCAACAATAGATCAAGGTTCAACTCTCCCATTAAAAAAGTAATCTGACCTGGATCGATATTCTCCTTTATTCCAATTCTTTCTAAGACTTTGTCTATCCTTTTACTACCAACTACTTCAAACCTATCATCACTATCTAAATAGTCATTAAAATAATTCTGGATACGTTCTGACAATAGGTCGAAACCCTCACTACTATTAAAGAGAATAAACCCAGTTCTCTTTAATCTATCTTTAAGGACTATCTTGTCCCCTCTTTCTATCCTGACTTTAGAATCGACTCTACTTGCCTTGGCTATGGAGAAACCTTCTTTAACTTGACTAACCTCCAGCTCTCCTATCTCTCTTTCAAGTTTACCCAATATCATCTGGGTAATCGGGTCTTTTAAAAGCTCACCTTCTCTAACAACTTTAAATCTCTGCCCAATAAATAAATTCTCTTTATCACCTAGATTAATATAGATTTGATCCTCTTTGACATCTACTACATGCCCTTCCAAAAACTCAATATCTTTAAATAAAGTTTTACTTAGCCCATCTAACTCTTCTATTATACTACTATCAGCATAAGTACTATTAGTTATAATCACTAAAAATAAAGATAATAAAGTAATTATTCTCTTCACAACTACCCCTCTTTCTATATATTAAGAGATTGATAGGAGGCGAGTAAAAACTCCACTCATTGCTACCTAACCTCTTTTTTAATTACTAAATTATAGATTCTATAATCAATAAATAATTCCTCTCTGTAATCAAGAGATTTGCTAATTACCACCATAGTATAAGTTTGGAAGGTATAATAAGATTAATGCTAGAGATATCTCTAGCATTAATCTTCATCAATAGATTCTTCTACTCTTCTCCTAAAGTAACAACACTTATCGGTTAAATAAACATTACACTTTAGACGACTGCAGTAGAACCTACCATATATAAAATAGACACAGTACCTACAGATCAATAAATCCCTCCTAAACTATAAATAAATTAATAGCCTCTTATTAATTATTATAAATAGCAATAACCAACTATTTTCATAAATAAAAGACACTAGACTAATTTATTTAAATTATAATTATATAATCATAATCTACAGCATTCTCTTATAAGTTAACTGAAATAATAAGTATTTTGCCTATTAGCTATAATTATGACCTTTATTTTTAACCTTAATCAGCTCTTATATTTCGACCTCACCTCTATTTCTATGCCAAAAATACTTTAATCTTGCAATGAAATAATTTCCTAATAACACTCTAGATAAGATTTAGCTCATAGTATAATACTTTATGCTAGCAGTGCAGATGCAATATACCTATTAATCGCCCCATCAACAATTAACTATCAAAAAAATAAAAGTGCTACCTAGCTTCTCAGCTAAGCAACACTTTTATTTTACCTTAAATTATGCTTTTACCTCTGTCTCTTCATCACCATGGAGGATCTTTCTTAAAAAGTTCATTACAAGTTGAGAAAGGTCTTCCATAATATCATAGATAACTGGAACAATTACCAAGGTCAAGACTGTAGCAAGGGATAATCCACCAATTACTACAATTGCCATGGATTGTTGCATCTCAGCTCCTGCACCGATTCCTAAGGCTAAAGGTATCATCGCTAAGATAGTTGTAAGCGATGTCATCATAACTGGTCTTAATCTGATCGGTCCAGCATTTAAAATAGCCTGTTCTCGCTCTTCATATTCACGCCGTGTATTGATATAATCTACCAGTACGATACCATTATTAACAACAATTCCCGCCAGCATAATTATCCCAATAAAACCATTGATACTTAAAGGCACACCTGTAATTGCTAAAGCAGAGATTGCTCCTACCAAAGAGACTGGTACTGTGAACATAATTATAAAAGGATGGACTAAGGATTCAAACTGAGCAGCCATTACCATATAAACTAAGATGATCGCTAGAATCATCGCCTTTCCTAACTCTTGGAAGGACTCTGCCATATCTCCAGCATCACCTTGATAATTGATACTATATCCAGCTGGAAGATCTATTTTATCTAGTCTCCCCCTAATATCTCCCAATACAGCCCCTAAACTACGGTTATGGGTATCTGTGGAGATAGTAAACTTACGTTCTTGCTCTTCTCTCTCAATTGCATTTGGACCAGTTGCATATCTTATCTTTGCTATCTGTGATAATGGTACCAATCCACCTTGTGGAGAGTTAATCTTGATATTTAATAATTTATTAACTGAATCGGTCTCTTCATCAAATAGCTTCAAACGAATATCGTACTCTTTTCCATTCTCTTTATACTTACTTACTTCTGCACCATCGATTGCAGTATCTAAGGTATTAAATAACTGCTGCTTAGTAATCCCTAGCTCTTTAGCTAAATTATCTTTAGGGATAATCTCCAATTCTGGTTTACTAGCTTTAGGTGTAATCGCAATGTTTCTAGTTCCTTCTGTAGCTTCAATCTCTCCTTCTATTCGCTTGGCTAAAGCTAATAGAGTATCTAAATCAGGTCCTTGAACATTAACACTAATTGCACTACCACCCTTACCTTTACGTCCCATCATTGAAGTCTGCGGCACAACATTGATCTTTGCTCCAGCCACATCCTTTAATCTAGTTCTAATTACCTCAGCAATTTCAGTAACACTACGTTCTCTATCTTCTAAATCTACTAAATCTACCTCTATTTCACCTTCATAGCTATTACCATTAGAGCCCACTTCACTAGAAAAACTCTCTATCTCTGGGATATCCCCAATCTTTGTTTTCATCTCTTTGATAAACTCATTAGTATTCTCTAACTTGGTTCCTTGAGCCAACTCAAAGTAAAGATTTACTGTTCCTCGATCAGATTGAGGCATAAACTCAACCTGTAGAGGAATCAATTTACTCTTAAGTCCAAAACCAAACAAGACTAGAATAACTATCAAAGATAGTGCAATTACATAACGCCATTTTAAAGATGCTTTTAACAGTTTTTGGTATGTTTTTGTAATAATTCCCCTTTTATTCTTCGTCTCATCTACCTCCACTCGCAATAACTTAGAGGATAGCATCGGAATAAAGGTTAGAGCAACTACTAAAGAAGCCAGTAGTGAAAATGCGATAGTCTTTGACATCGGGGTAAAGATTACTCCAGCAATTCCTTCTACAAAGACCATTGGCAAGAATACAATTACTGTAGTCATAGTAGAAGCAAAGATAGCTATACCTACTTCTGCTGTTCCTTCTTTAGCTGCTTGAATCCTACCTAACCCTTCATGGTGGTGGCGATAAATATTCTCCAACACTACTACTGAGTTATCTAAGAGCATTCCAATCCCTAAACTCAATCCACCTAAGGTCAAGTTATTTAAAGTCAAACCTCCAAAGTACATCATCGCTAAAGTAGCAATTACTGAGGTTGGAATTGCAGTTGAAATAATTACTGTTGTTCTGATATTTCTCAAAAATAAAAATAGGATTATAATTGCTAGAATTCCACCCATAAAGAAGTTCTGCTGCACACTAGCAATAGAGTCCTTAATAAATTCAGAGGTATCTGAAATAACCTTAACTTCAATATTTTCAGGGACCTCCTCTTTTAACTTCTCTATCTGCTTATTGACTGCATCAGCTACCTCTACAGTATTAGCATCATTCTGTTTCTTTACTCCCAAAGTAATACTTCGCTTACCCTTTAAATAACTATACTGC
The genomic region above belongs to Orenia metallireducens and contains:
- a CDS encoding FlgT C-terminal domain-containing protein; translated protein: MKRIITLLSLFLVIITNSTYADSSIIEELDGLSKTLFKDIEFLEGHVVDVKEDQIYINLGDKENLFIGQRFKVVREGELLKDPITQMILGKLEREIGELEVSQVKEGFSIAKASRVDSKVRIERGDKIVLKDRLKRTGFILFNSSEGFDLLSERIQNYFNDYLDSDDRFEVVGSKRIDKVLERIGIKENIDPGQITFLMGELNLDLLLLVDISEGKNSIFVYSQLYSRKNKNPNKEEIITLPKDDKLLQYYKSKERIEEFSLLYKSDLLEIISQSIAVGNIDDDKDVEIILNTKDSLKVFNYKDEELVESNLVDTYQLTEYDDYELLVGDNDQDGVAELFAENFNYLFKFNWTKKGYKAKAFENLYRNRPKGLVKLKEKDYLITRDYRNQLRFNLWEEGSYKTDFKLDIKANEGYRVAIGNIDDDKEVEMIVTAYDGKGKNRMKVYDLDGNFEYTFPGKYGANIGIFRDKKEILFHTTIAKENQLLSFMWDGEEYGSKWKSESFAGEIKDFVIDDINNDGKEELLVLVSEENQSRIYIYQRNLE
- a CDS encoding efflux RND transporter permease subunit, which encodes MKLSDFSIDRPIAITMFVLLVVLVGGVSFTKLGVDLLPELDLPYVVVQTQYNGASPEEVEDSLTDPLEETVATVEGLDKIHSISKEGVSTIILEFDWGADIDNAKNDVRDKVDMVKDALPDGADEPIIMQFDPANEPIIKVAMSGSNLSYLKQLAEDKFETQLEKISGVAAVDIVGGLDREIQIKVNQEKLNGYGVTLDDISASIRSSNLNMSVGEVDDGTKELSLKGEGEFQSVDEIRAIQLISSSGQKMNLSDIAVVEDTHAEIQQYSYLKGKRSITLGVKKQNDANTVEVADAVNKQIEKLKEEVPENIEVKVISDTSEFIKDSIASVQQNFFMGGILAIIILFLFLRNIRTTVIISTAIPTSVIATLAMMYFGGLTLNNLTLGGLSLGIGMLLDNSVVVLENIYRHHHEGLGRIQAAKEGTAEVGIAIFASTMTTVIVFLPMVFVEGIAGVIFTPMSKTIAFSLLASLVVALTFIPMLSSKLLRVEVDETKNKRGIITKTYQKLLKASLKWRYVIALSLIVILVLFGFGLKSKLIPLQVEFMPQSDRGTVNLYFELAQGTKLENTNEFIKEMKTKIGDIPEIESFSSEVGSNGNSYEGEIEVDLVDLEDRERSVTEIAEVIRTRLKDVAGAKINVVPQTSMMGRKGKGGSAISVNVQGPDLDTLLALAKRIEGEIEATEGTRNIAITPKASKPELEIIPKDNLAKELGITKQQLFNTLDTAIDGAEVSKYKENGKEYDIRLKLFDEETDSVNKLLNIKINSPQGGLVPLSQIAKIRYATGPNAIEREEQERKFTISTDTHNRSLGAVLGDIRGRLDKIDLPAGYSINYQGDAGDMAESFQELGKAMILAIILVYMVMAAQFESLVHPFIIMFTVPVSLVGAISALAITGVPLSINGFIGIIMLAGIVVNNGIVLVDYINTRREYEEREQAILNAGPIRLRPVMMTSLTTILAMIPLALGIGAGAEMQQSMAIVVIGGLSLATVLTLVIVPVIYDIMEDLSQLVMNFLRKILHGDEETEVKA